One Campylobacter concisus DNA window includes the following coding sequences:
- a CDS encoding YbgA family protein: protein MSHKDIRIECEELWAKNKYFVLSKSHKAYLGIREYLKGTELDVLWLNEKIHETRDMKESKKDFSNAVLHIWGYFKKDASTIEKQVLFDILNGYMEGKNNQDVVIECINTLLKKYPNEYLEKSTLLTVEQYETMA from the coding sequence ATGAGTCACAAAGATATAAGAATAGAATGTGAAGAATTATGGGCAAAAAATAAATATTTTGTACTAAGCAAATCGCATAAAGCATATTTGGGGATAAGAGAGTACTTAAAAGGAACAGAATTGGATGTTTTATGGCTAAATGAAAAAATACATGAAACAAGGGATATGAAGGAGAGTAAAAAAGATTTTAGTAACGCTGTTCTTCACATATGGGGTTATTTCAAAAAAGACGCAAGTACAATTGAAAAACAGGTATTATTTGATATATTAAATGGATATATGGAAGGGAAAAATAATCAAGATGTTGTAATTGAATGCATTAACACTTTACTAAAGAAATACCCTAATGAATATTTAGAAAAATCAACTTTGTTAACAGTAGAACAATATGAGACTATGGCATGA
- a CDS encoding TIGR02328 family protein: protein MRLWHEKLIHLLPKSQLLGQHRECCALRGNGWKKKHKTVDYVFTYSPYHLFIYHVLVMEEMEKRGYNVSAEWKDKNYRGRTAEKYDNLKEEIISSPIYKEHDIEYLADCIENLRNKGIHLKV, encoded by the coding sequence ATGAGACTATGGCATGAAAAACTTATCCACTTATTGCCCAAAAGTCAGCTTCTTGGGCAACATAGGGAATGTTGTGCTCTGAGGGGCAATGGATGGAAAAAGAAACATAAAACTGTAGACTATGTGTTTACATATTCCCCGTATCATCTTTTTATTTACCATGTATTGGTTATGGAGGAGATGGAAAAAAGGGGATATAATGTTTCTGCGGAATGGAAAGATAAAAATTATAGAGGAAGGACAGCAGAAAAGTACGATAATCTTAAAGAAGAAATTATAAGCAGTCCAATTTACAAAGAGCACGATATTGAATATCTGGCTGATTGCATAGAAAATTTAAGAAACAAAGGTATACATTTAAAAGTATAG
- a CDS encoding cupin domain-containing protein codes for MSKIYNLNADTKVVAKSVVSKRIFDCENAHVDVFAFDTGEELDHEMLFCDSLAWVVEGGASLYYGEKQMHIGNEQACLIEKKVWRKLVFKEPTKYISIDFKEDLMIDHLPKAAIFSLVDAVEYEKGKIVSKTLVKNENGSMSLLSFDTDQELSTHAAPGDALLIALDGEMKLTIGDEHFDIKKGDTIVLPGKIPHGLKIKDKFKMLLIVTKDKM; via the coding sequence ATGAGTAAAATTTACAATCTAAACGCCGACACGAAAGTCGTCGCAAAAAGCGTCGTTAGCAAGAGAATTTTTGATTGCGAGAACGCTCATGTCGATGTATTTGCTTTTGATACGGGTGAGGAACTAGATCATGAGATGCTGTTTTGCGACAGCCTTGCATGGGTTGTAGAGGGCGGTGCTAGCCTATACTATGGCGAAAAGCAGATGCATATAGGCAATGAGCAAGCTTGCCTGATAGAGAAAAAAGTGTGGCGCAAGCTAGTTTTTAAAGAACCAACGAAATATATTTCAATTGATTTTAAGGAGGACTTAATGATAGATCATTTACCTAAGGCAGCTATTTTTAGCTTAGTTGATGCAGTCGAATACGAAAAAGGCAAAATCGTGAGCAAAACGCTCGTAAAGAACGAAAACGGATCAATGTCATTACTTAGTTTTGACACAGACCAAGAGCTCTCAACTCACGCAGCTCCAGGCGATGCACTACTTATCGCACTTGATGGCGAGATGAAACTAACTATTGGTGATGAGCATTTTGATATCAAAAAAGGCGATACCATCGTGCTTCCAGGTAAAATACCACACGGATTAAAGATAAAAGATAAATTTAAAATGCTCTTAATCGTCACTAAAGACAAAATGTAA
- a CDS encoding multidrug effflux MFS transporter codes for MKKENSKLFLLLFLGALSAFGPFVTDLYLPALPAITEWFKTSVTATQLTITTSMAGLAIGQLIVGPISDKFGRKLPLTISLIVYTISTIFIFFAQNIQFFIFMRIIQGLASAGSLVISRAVVSDLYKGHEMTKFFSLMMVVNGLAPILSPIGGSLLLKFTDWRGIFMALTIIGILLFIANFYFKESLSQSNRLKMPLLVTYSVFGKILRKKKFMLFVSIQTFAMGAMFAYIASSSFIFQEFYSLSPVSYSFCFASNGLGLVIGARLASLLNERKALKTGLFGTLFASIFIAFMLCFKFEVIGVIIAFFLLLLFTGFVLPTASSLAMNEGREYAGSASAILGFCPFFLGGVVSPLVGLGDIFYSTSIVILACTLLALMSFLRLKRVA; via the coding sequence ATGAAAAAAGAAAATTCCAAACTATTTTTATTGCTATTTTTAGGTGCTCTCTCTGCCTTTGGACCATTTGTGACAGATCTTTATTTGCCAGCACTTCCGGCTATTACTGAGTGGTTTAAAACAAGCGTTACAGCTACACAATTAACGATCACTACATCGATGGCAGGCTTAGCCATAGGTCAGCTCATAGTTGGTCCAATAAGCGATAAATTTGGCCGAAAATTGCCCCTTACTATCTCACTCATCGTCTATACTATAAGCACTATTTTTATATTTTTTGCACAAAATATCCAGTTTTTTATCTTTATGAGAATTATTCAAGGGCTTGCAAGTGCCGGCAGTTTGGTTATTTCAAGGGCTGTTGTTAGTGATCTTTATAAGGGCCATGAAATGACTAAATTTTTTAGCCTTATGATGGTCGTAAATGGTCTAGCCCCGATACTTTCACCAATTGGCGGTAGTTTGCTGCTTAAATTTACCGACTGGCGTGGCATCTTTATGGCGCTTACTATCATTGGTATTTTGCTTTTTATCGCAAATTTTTATTTCAAAGAGAGCTTGAGTCAGTCAAATCGCTTAAAAATGCCTTTGCTAGTGACTTATAGTGTTTTTGGCAAAATTTTAAGAAAGAAAAAATTTATGCTTTTTGTAAGCATTCAGACATTTGCGATGGGTGCGATGTTTGCTTATATAGCGTCATCTTCGTTTATCTTTCAAGAATTTTATTCTCTAAGTCCAGTAAGTTATAGCTTTTGTTTTGCTTCAAATGGTTTAGGGCTTGTTATAGGAGCAAGGCTTGCTAGTCTTTTAAATGAGCGAAAAGCACTAAAAACTGGGCTTTTTGGCACCTTGTTTGCTAGCATTTTTATTGCTTTCATGCTTTGTTTTAAATTTGAAGTGATCGGCGTTATCATCGCATTTTTCTTATTGCTTCTTTTTACAGGATTTGTCTTGCCAACTGCTTCATCGCTAGCCATGAATGAAGGCAGAGAATACGCAGGCTCAGCCTCAGCGATACTTGGATTTTGTCCATTTTTCTTAGGCGGCGTCGTCTCTCCGCTAGTTGGGCTTGGCGATATATTTTATTCAACTTCTATTGTTATTTTAGCCTGCACATTACTTGCTTTGATGTCTTTTTTAAGGTTAAAAAGAGTTGCGTAA
- a CDS encoding uroporphyrinogen-III synthase, with protein MRKIYLISNTKTTNESVINLSVSKIEFLKFELNLSDYDVLVATSKNAFNALKFNGISPINLPVFAIANSCASAAREFGFSEIYTGKNAHGDDFAREILPLLKGKKVIYLKGKDSASNFLEILQKGGVNIKAIVAYENILNPCKMELKPPKNSILIFASPLNVKNFLNNFGWDESYQAISIGKVTAKELKFTEPIVSQSQDINACIALAKTLL; from the coding sequence TTGCGTAAAATTTATCTTATTTCAAATACAAAAACGACTAATGAGAGCGTTATAAATTTAAGTGTTAGCAAGATCGAGTTTTTAAAATTTGAATTAAATTTAAGCGACTATGATGTGCTGGTAGCCACTTCTAAAAATGCTTTTAATGCATTAAAATTTAATGGCATTTCGCCTATAAATTTGCCAGTCTTTGCCATTGCAAATAGTTGTGCGTCGGCCGCAAGAGAGTTTGGATTTAGCGAAATTTATACCGGAAAGAATGCTCACGGAGATGACTTCGCAAGAGAAATTTTGCCACTTTTAAAAGGTAAAAAGGTTATTTATCTAAAAGGTAAAGATAGTGCTTCAAATTTCTTAGAAATTTTACAAAAGGGTGGCGTAAATATAAAGGCGATCGTTGCCTATGAAAATATTTTAAATCCTTGCAAAATGGAGCTAAAACCGCCAAAAAATAGTATCTTGATCTTCGCTTCTCCACTAAATGTCAAAAATTTTCTTAATAATTTTGGTTGGGATGAGAGCTATCAAGCGATAAGCATTGGAAAGGTCACTGCAAAAGAGCTAAAATTTACCGAGCCAATAGTGAGCCAAAGTCAAGATATAAACGCCTGTATCGCGCTTGCCAAAACATTACTTTAA